A portion of the Homalodisca vitripennis isolate AUS2020 unplaced genomic scaffold, UT_GWSS_2.1 ScUCBcl_469;HRSCAF=2535, whole genome shotgun sequence genome contains these proteins:
- the LOC124370754 gene encoding uncharacterized protein LOC124370754 — protein sequence MVLPCEVAHLAPIEMLLLQKKAIRLMAGLGMRDSCRTAFRDLGILTVVLSYILAACSRGKDIVAELKNYGKQFEEFRESLQMFSDTIDKANENMKKLTENYKELKSENQQIRASNKELREEVDSLKTRMRQIEQYSRKSNIEIQGVPVTSNEDPVLIAVDVGRTVGVELKAEDVMAAHRVPTFKPRAIPPLIVQLRDRRLKNTCIAAYKKNKKLSAKDINPAFPNNIVYVNDHLTPETKSLLRLAKMKAKEINYKYVWCNDGKIFMRSEDGQRCIRIDCEQDLCKIK from the exons ATGGTATTGCCTTGTGAGGTGGCTCATCTGGCACCAATTGAAATGCTGCttcttcaaaagaaagcgattcgaCTCATGGCTGGCTTGGGAATGCGAGACAGTTGCAGGACTGCGTTCCGAGATTTGGGAATTTTAACGGTGGTTTTGAGCTACATCCTGGCTGCATGCTCAAGAGGC AAAGATATTGTTGCTGAGCTCAAGAACTATGGCAAGCAGTTTGAAGAATTTAGGGAGTCTTTGCAAATGTTCTCAGATACCATAGACAAGgcaaatgaaaatatgaaaaagctGACTGAAAACTATAAGGAGCTCAAGAGCGAGAATCAACAAATTAGGGCTAGTAATAAGGAGCTAAGAGAAGAAGTGGATAGTTTAAAGACGAGAATGAGACAAATTGAGCAATACTCGAGGAAATCAAATATTGAGATTCAGGGCGTTCCTGTAACCAGCAACGAGGACCCTGTCCTAATTGCCGTTGATGTGGGGAGGACTGTGGGTGTGGAACTGAAAGCAGAAGATGTGATGGCTGCTCACCGAGTGCCTACATTCAAGCCTAGAGCCATACCACCACTCATCGTCCAGCTTAGGGACCGGAGGCTTAAGAATACGTGCATTGCAGcctacaagaaaaacaaaaagttaagtGCTAAAGACATAAACCCAGCGTTCCCGAACAACATCGTCTACGTGAACGATCATCTGACCCCGGAAACCAAGAGCCTTCTCAGACTGGCAAAGATGAAAGCAAAGGAAATTAACTATAAGTATGTCTGGTGCAATGACGGCAAGATATTCATGAGAAGCGAGGATGGCCAAAGGTGTATCCGAATCGACTGCGAACAGgacttgtgtaaaataaaataa